The following are encoded together in the Diabrotica undecimpunctata isolate CICGRU chromosome 7, icDiaUnde3, whole genome shotgun sequence genome:
- the Tektin-C gene encoding tektin-1 isoform X1 → MNSSQRFNQRRQTNLYHQSLVVIPPPPSKFSLSEWHLNNIFRDRICLDQQKLADSVIAENDRAIDEVQDRTDLNKREVDHHLKEKLIDVEFIQSEIEKQRKEVCNEEENLQTYMERIKDCLEACQKNGLEIVRKCIILREGRIGIDLCFDDVDKELRKELSVLDGGISLLQRTLEESNEQIRRLRSTFYFMDRDLTDKSTTHKIDLLNSSLTNTSLNLSIYHGFTPLDPANITLQEWEKFTADSIAKAAKEIACARQLRSYVDILLKQAIDDMDMQCNATNNAFRRRIEELKHIKTRLEIQHSEIMRQANEMTRSITKLEKALVEKEGYMALAHTRLGHRAQRPGVELCKDLVEIALVNEVSELRGNCATLQQKLAESQASLRYLLKTQIQLEEDINIKTNSLKIDEVDCMSLRQGMDYHSF, encoded by the exons ATGAATTCCTCGCAGCGATTTAATCAACGGAGACAAACCAATTTGTATCATCAATCGTTGGTGGTTATCCCGCCTCCTCCGTCAAAGTTCAGTCTCAGCGAATGGCATTTGAATAACATTTTCAGAGATAGAATTTGTTTAGATCAGCAGAAGTTGGCGGATTCTGTTATAGCTGAAAATGATAGAGCTATCGATGAAGTCCAGGACAGAACAGATTTAAATAAAAGAGAAGTTGATCatcatttaaaagaaaaacttattgaTGTCGAATTTATCCAGTCAGAAATCGAGAAGCAAAGAAAAGAG GTATGCAACGAAGAAGAAAATCTTCAAACATACATGGAGAGAATAAAAGACTGTTTGGAAGCATGCCAAAAGAACGGTTTGGAAATTGTAAGAAAATGTATCATTTTACGAGAAGGAAGAATAGGAATCGATTTGTGTTTCGACGATGTTGATAAGGAATTAAGAAAAGAATTATCTGTTCTAGACGGGGGTATCAGTTTGTTACAGAGAACTTTGGAAGAATCCAATGAACAG ATTCGACGACTGAGATCGACATTTTACTTCATGGATCGAGATTTGACAGACAAAAGCACAACCCATAAAATCGATCTTCTGAATAGTTCACTTACGAACACGAGTCTGAACCTGAGTATATACCACGGTTTCACTCCATTGGATCCTGCTAATATCACTCTTCAAGAATGGGAAAAATTTACAGCCGATAGCATAGCTAAAG CTGCAAAAGAAATTGCGTGTGCCAGACAGCTGCGGTCTTATGTagacattttattaaaacaagcTATTGACGACATGGACATGCAATGTAATGCTACAAATAATGCTTTTAGAAGAAGAATAGAAGAACTGAAGCACATTAAAACAAGACTGGAAATCCAGCATTCCGAAATTATGAGACAGGCCAATGAAATGACTAGAAGTATTACCAAACTTGAAAAAGCTCTAGTTGAAAAAGAAGGATACATGGCTCTAGCACACACCAG GTTAGGTCATCGAGCCCAGAGACCAGGAGTAGAACTCTGTAAGGATTTAGTCGAAATTGCTCTTGTTAACGAGGTTTCAGAATTAAGAGGTAATTGTGCCACATTACAACAGAAATTGGCAGAATCGCAAGCTTCCCTACGCTATCTCTTAAAAACGCAGATACAACTAGAAGAGGACATCAATATAAagacaaattctttaaaaattgATGAAGTAGACTGCATGAGTCTGAGACAAGGAATGGACTATCATAGTTTTTAA
- the Tektin-C gene encoding tektin-1 isoform X2 codes for MNSSQRFNQRRQTNLYHQSLVVIPPPPSKFSLSEWHLNNIFRDRICLDQQKLADSVIAENDRAIDEVQDRTDLNKREVDHHLKEKLIDVEFIQSEIEKQRKEIRRLRSTFYFMDRDLTDKSTTHKIDLLNSSLTNTSLNLSIYHGFTPLDPANITLQEWEKFTADSIAKAAKEIACARQLRSYVDILLKQAIDDMDMQCNATNNAFRRRIEELKHIKTRLEIQHSEIMRQANEMTRSITKLEKALVEKEGYMALAHTRLGHRAQRPGVELCKDLVEIALVNEVSELRGNCATLQQKLAESQASLRYLLKTQIQLEEDINIKTNSLKIDEVDCMSLRQGMDYHSF; via the exons ATGAATTCCTCGCAGCGATTTAATCAACGGAGACAAACCAATTTGTATCATCAATCGTTGGTGGTTATCCCGCCTCCTCCGTCAAAGTTCAGTCTCAGCGAATGGCATTTGAATAACATTTTCAGAGATAGAATTTGTTTAGATCAGCAGAAGTTGGCGGATTCTGTTATAGCTGAAAATGATAGAGCTATCGATGAAGTCCAGGACAGAACAGATTTAAATAAAAGAGAAGTTGATCatcatttaaaagaaaaacttattgaTGTCGAATTTATCCAGTCAGAAATCGAGAAGCAAAGAAAAGAG ATTCGACGACTGAGATCGACATTTTACTTCATGGATCGAGATTTGACAGACAAAAGCACAACCCATAAAATCGATCTTCTGAATAGTTCACTTACGAACACGAGTCTGAACCTGAGTATATACCACGGTTTCACTCCATTGGATCCTGCTAATATCACTCTTCAAGAATGGGAAAAATTTACAGCCGATAGCATAGCTAAAG CTGCAAAAGAAATTGCGTGTGCCAGACAGCTGCGGTCTTATGTagacattttattaaaacaagcTATTGACGACATGGACATGCAATGTAATGCTACAAATAATGCTTTTAGAAGAAGAATAGAAGAACTGAAGCACATTAAAACAAGACTGGAAATCCAGCATTCCGAAATTATGAGACAGGCCAATGAAATGACTAGAAGTATTACCAAACTTGAAAAAGCTCTAGTTGAAAAAGAAGGATACATGGCTCTAGCACACACCAG GTTAGGTCATCGAGCCCAGAGACCAGGAGTAGAACTCTGTAAGGATTTAGTCGAAATTGCTCTTGTTAACGAGGTTTCAGAATTAAGAGGTAATTGTGCCACATTACAACAGAAATTGGCAGAATCGCAAGCTTCCCTACGCTATCTCTTAAAAACGCAGATACAACTAGAAGAGGACATCAATATAAagacaaattctttaaaaattgATGAAGTAGACTGCATGAGTCTGAGACAAGGAATGGACTATCATAGTTTTTAA